In Polyodon spathula isolate WHYD16114869_AA chromosome 23, ASM1765450v1, whole genome shotgun sequence, the DNA window ataataataataataacaacaacaacgtaGAAATGCCTGATCTCATATAGTGCTCTATAATGCCCTATTACAGTAGCATAATgtgtaattttaaagaaaaatgacccCCTACAAAATGACCCCCAATTCCAAAACAATGCCCACCCACCGATACCCTCTACACAGGGTAAAATAGATTTGAGAGCAACATGACTGGTTTCTGTGTCTGACCCCAATACCTTGAGGTTCCAGGATACAAATTCAGGATATCATTAATTTGCAGTGTTAAAATGTAACACAGTGAACAGAAGACTGTCTCAGAAAGGATACTTGCAGGTTTTATTGATCAGAAAGCAAGTGTCTGTTCTGATTAAACAACAACCCAGCTAACCGGATAATATAATCTTTTAGAACTTCAAAAGCAAACACTTGCAGAATGTTTCCTTGATTCACTCCTAATACAAGAAAAAAGTTCCAGACCTGGTTTGATCCATGTGACAAGAAGAGGTACTGCAGCGTGTGATTTGTCGTTATCTTTCGTGTCATAAGCAAATTTTGCATGCTTGCTTGGCAGTTATTGAAATAGAATTTTGTGCAAGTCCTAAAGTTTCTATCTTGCAAggaattttaattgaaatgttttgcaaGCTTCTAGAATCTTACCAGGCACTTATCAGGCTTGCCAGCTTGCTTAAGGAGTAAAACACACCTAGATTTTGTTTGCTAATATTCTTTGAAGGTAAACACTGAATACCCTGAAAGCTTGTTAACCTGTTTTACCACTATTATAAAACTTTAGTTgttatataaaactgaaagaaaatggcaaagcATGTTTCAAATGGTATCATAAATCCGTTCCTCTTTACAGATCTATAGCCTGTTTACCTGGTTGCTAGACAGCCAAGCCCTGCACGCACTTAGCAATGACCATAAGAAACCAATATGTTTGAGTGGGATCATctgttttcaataaattgagGTTTATCATGTTTACTCCCCCCACAATTGGGCAAATATTGGCATTGTAAAGCATGTTTGCCATTAAATAACTACACTGCTATTTGTAAGCTGATTGGCTGGTGAGCTTGTCTAGGTGTACAGTATAACTAGCTAGGGAATGTAAATTACCTAAATGAAATACTTACTTGGTCCAAAGCCAACCGAATAAGCACTTACAAATGCCATCATGCTTAACAAGGTGATCCAGTTTAATACCCCATGAGCTCCAGCAATGCCAAGCTTCGGAGTTACAGGCTCCACCTGAGCTTCCAGAAGGGCAACCGGAGACATAGCATGAGGCTGTGAGCCATCTGGAGACCCCAAACTCAAAGCACTGATATTCTCACCACTGCTCACCCATTTAAAGCTGTTAATGCTCAGATTCACAGTGGGATAAAAAGAACTATTTAAACTTGTGGGGTCACTAAGAGAAGTCTTTGAAGAAagattgcttttaaaatgatcagCAGTATCGCAGGTCTTCTTGACATGAAGTAAAGCATGTTGGCTTAAAAGGCCAATAGTAGTCACCGACACCGACATCACAATGCATCCGCCAATCAGGAGCGCTCTCCGGCCAACCCTGTCTGCACAGCTCATGGCAACCAACGTGGCCACAACCTTGACAATTCCGAGCCCAACGGAGGCCAAAACTGCTGAGGCAGTGCTTTGAAAACCCACTGAATGAAAGATAGTTGAAGCATAGAAAAGCACGTTGGGTTGGCCAGTAAACTGCTGAAAAAGTACAAGACCCAACCCAATTAGTGTCCTGGTCCTCATGTTATCTTTAGTCTGAAAGAGATCCAAGAAGCTGTATTGTTCCCCAGTGTCCACCAATGTTACAGGGTCCTCCGACTCTTCCACTCCGGTTAATTGCATAAGTCTACTGTGGGCGGGTTCATCCACTTTAACACTTTTGGGGGTCACAGAACTGGGGGGAAGGAAGAGAATACAGATGAACTGAATTAAAGAAGGCACGATGGCCAATCCAAACATGTATTTCCACCCGCCTTTGGTGTCAGCAAAAACGTAATTCAGGGAATAAGCTGTGAGAATGCCAACTGTGACCCCAGCTTCATACAGAGACACCAGCATCCCTCTGCGCTGGGAGTTTACCATCTCCGAGACAAAAATACAGCAGGACATGGAGGAAATGGACATGGCAAAGCCAACAGTGATCCGCCCAACCACCAAGGAAACAAGAGAGCCGGAAAATACAAGCGTCAAGCTGCCTCCCAGTACCAGCAGGTTACTGAACAGTATGGAATTCCTCCGGTCATAACTGTCAATAAGGACTCCACCAATCAGAGAGGCTGAAAGAGCTCCAAAGAGAAGGGCACTCACAGCAGCTTCCTGTTGGAAACAGCTGAGGTGGAATTCCTTTTGCAGTTGAAGCAGAGCCCCTGAGATGATACCCAGTTCATAACCGAATACCAATCCACCCAGCACAGAAACCGTCGAGGACAGAAACAAGACAGTaccaccttaaaaaaacaaaacaaaaatatcaacacaACGCCCTGCAGCTTCAGACATGAATCAGTCATTAGGCTGTCTGAACATATTACTGCATCATTTGacatataaatgaaaataaattaacaaaagggCAAATGGACAGTCAACAATAAGTTTGTGAACAAATTAGAGAAAAAGTTTCTCATAATTGCGGAAAACCATTCAATACATCATTATTCTTCTTTGGCTGtttgtggtgggggggtgggggggggggggggggggggggggaaaaaaaaaaaaaaaaaaaaaaaaaaaaaaaaaaaaaaaaaaaaaaaaaaaaaaaaaaaaaaaaaaaaaaaaaaaaaaaaaaaaaaaaaaaaaaaaaaaaaaaaaaaaaaaaaaaaaaaaaaaaaaaaaaaaaaaaaaaaaaaaaaaaaaaaaaaaaaaaaaaaaaaaaaaaaaaaaaaaaaaaaaaaaaaaaaaaaaaaaaaaaaaaaaaaaaaaaaaaaaaaaaaaaaaaaaaaaaaaaaaaaaaaaaaaaaaaaaaaaaaaaaaaaaaaaaaaaaaaaaaaaaaaaaaaaaaaaaaaaaaaaaaaaaaaaaaaaaaaaaaaaaaaaaaaaaaaaaaaaaaaaaaaaaaaaaaaaaaaaaaaaaaaaaaaaaaaaaaaaaaaaaaaaaaaaaaaaaaaaaaaaaaaaaaaaaaaaaaaaaaaaaaaaaaaaaaaaaaaaaaaaaaaaaaaaaaaaaaaaaaaaaaaaaaaagaaaaaaaaaaaaagaaaaaaaaaaaaaaaaaaaaaaaaaaaaaaaaaaaaaaaaaaaaaaaaaaaaaaaaaaaaaaaaaaaaaaaaaaaaaaaaaaaaaaaaaaaaaaaaaaaaaaaaagaaaaaaaaaaaaaaaaaaaaaagaaaaaaaaaaaaaaaaaaaaaaaaaaaaaaaaaaaaaaaaaaaaaaaaaaaaaaaagaaaaaaaaaaaaaaaaaaaaaaaaaagaaaaagagaaaagaaaaaaaaaaaaaaaaaaaaaaaaaaaaaaaaaaaaaaaaaaaaaaaaaaaaaaaaaaaaaaaaaaaaaaaaaaaaaaaaaaaaaaaaaaaaaaaaaaaaaaaaaaaaaaaagaaaaaaaaaaaaaaaaaaaaaaaaaaaaaaaaaaaaaaaaaaaaaaaaaaaaaaaaaaaaaaaaaaaaaaaagaaaaaaaaaaaggaaaaaaaaaagaaaaaaaaaaaaaaaaaaaaaaaaaaagaaaaaaaaaaaaaaaaaaaaaaaaaaaattttttttttttttttttttttttgtttttttgtttgttgttgttttttttttttttttttttttgtggttttttttttttgtttttttttttttttttttgtgttttttttttttttttttttttttttggggggttttgttttttttttttttttttgttttttttttttttttttttttttttttttttttgtttttttttttttttttttttttttttttttttggtttttttgtttttttgccagttttgtttttgtttttttttttttttttttgggtttttttgtttttttttgggggggggtgtgggtTGTCACAAaattttgggtgttttttttttgtttttttttgttttttttttgtttttttttttgggtttttttttttttttttttttttttgtttttttgttttttgttttttttttgggggggggggtggtttttttttttttttttttttttttttttttttgttttttttgtttttttttttttttgggggggggggggtttgttatttttttttttttttttcttttatagtgtAATCAACATGCAACTGCAGGGCAATACTATTGAAATCATTGAGTGTgtcaatacattataaaaaaaagggatcaaattattttcagttttgataTAAGGTGTTCAGGAATACACTgcaacagtgtttatttattagatttttttttttaggtttgtggTCCTCAACTTTAATTGTCTAATAAGTACAGTATCCCTAGTTGTCTACAGAATAACCTTGTTATATCTGCACACCATTGCCATTGACTACAAAGGACCCTCTTGgctattttagatatttttacaTAGAAATGCGCTAAAGAGTACAATGCAGATTGTCACAACCTTAGTTATCAAACTTCAATTGtctccaccactgtttagattaattgataGACTGTATTTTCTATATCAGCATTGTTTTCCAGAACACATACTGAACAACACTCACTAAAAAACTAGAGATTTTGTGCACATCTGACTAGTTTTAGATCTGCTTACAATTATTTGCAATGTAtgagattttttgttgttgtattttagtATTCAGCAAGCTCAAGCCACTTACCCATGTTGCTCTATGAGTTTGAGAACTAGGTcacttttaaagcattttgagtgAAGTCTTGAATGGAAACAGATCAGTCTTGGTCGGCCTATAATAACACAACTGCAAAACAACGGAATCAGTCTACAATTAATAATTTACTCATACTGAACTCCACACGTGTGGGACTTCTCAAATAGGTAAagaagataacttttttttttttttttttttgaagtagaaGGCAACTTCTAGATTGAAAAACAACAGacattaacattatatatatatatatatatatatatatatatatatatatatatatatatatatatatatatgcaatacgTTGACTGTGGCAACCATCACTTGTTAATGTTCAATAATTTAATAAGACTCTGCTATTTACCATCAGAAGAACAAAACCAGCTTACAATCAAAGCTTAAAATTATTCAACCGTGTGCTATAGAATAAATGTTGTGTCCCTTCCAGGTTGTACAGTCGGGTTACCATAGCATCAGAGTATTCGGTTCCAGCGTCGTGCAGAAAACAGCACTGTAGTGTACTAAATATTGATGTGGAGTGCTTCTGTTTCAACAGCGTTTTAAAACTACTTATTTTTTACAGCCGCTGGGAAAAATAAAGTGGTGTATTTAATGTACCCCCTCTgtcaatatatacatatagctATTTGGGTAAATGTGTCTCCTTTCAgcaacaacaacttttttttttgtttgtttgtttttgttttatttttatgcgGAATAAAATGTGACAGCACGGATTACTATGTAATTGTATTTGTTCTAATATGACAGAAACGCTGTCAGTCGTACaatatacagtcgcagacaaaagtcaCGGCACCCTAGGCCTATTCTACCATAATCAAGGTAACAGTTTAAGAACaggcatttagtaaactttaatcactttttcataaaacaacaaatacaaaatactaccaTTTCTAGTAATTTATCAAATAatctttactgttttattatatagttttagtaacataaataaataatacaaattaatgttGTGTAATCCACAAATTAATGATCTTTTGGATTAAGTAAAGCAAAGCTTTAACGGTTtgttgtaaaagaaaaatacttttaactACCGCGCTACAAATTGCACGGTGAGCTGTACCGGCAAAATTTGGTAACTGACACAAAATGAGTGGGTATACACGCGTGTAGACTCaatttgaataattaattaacgTATGTGGTTAAGAATCGAACAACTGCAATGTTACAATGAAGTGTTTTCAAATCACGTAACCACTGCCATTGTTATGTCtcctaaatgaaaataaacagtgaaaacatGAGGTGAAAATGAACAGTTCATAAACCCGAACTGGTACGGTATATACATTTCCCGAACGCGGTACcgaaataaacaaaagtaaaaaaacaaacaaacaaacaaaaacaccattttTCCTATAATAAATGATACAGGCACATTAAAACAGCTCAGTTCCGTAGTGTTCTCTTCTAAATGCTATATCCTATCCACAAATCAAGAATAACAACAAGATATGTCTAGGTTTTAACAGCTACGATTGCGGGATATGCAATTGCATTTGGTAAGAATGTACCGCACCTTTTTTGTATCCCAGGACACCAGCTGTGTGTTATTTATGCACATGCGTAAAAAAATCGCTGCTAACTAGCTTACATGGTATTTTTTCATCTTGGACGTTATAAGTTTTTGTAACATAACCGAACAGACCTTAACAGACTCCACCATCAGCTTATTATTTTAAGATGCCAGGAAATTGCTCCAGCGTGGCAGTACCCCCTCCAAAACTTCTTGCTTCTCGAGTTCCAAGTTCTGTGTAATACTACATATCCACCACAAGAGGGCTGACTTAAACTCTGGGGGAGTATTAGAAGTACTGTAGAATAAACATTTAAGATTATATTTCACaaatgaattgaaaaaaatactgaacactatatattactattattgaacacacacacacacacatatatatatatatatatatatatatatatatatatatatatatatatatatatatatatatatatatattatagagttTGCTAATATTTAGCACGGCcgatttgaaatatattttttggctGACCATGATCAGTACGTATTTCTTAAGTTTTCCTTTTTGTGCATTACACTTTAGTATATCAGatctgtgtttaaattgtttaaattccCTATGGTAGATTCATCAAATGTTGTACACAGTACTCTCCTCATGATATGTGTTTTTGTAGATACAGGTGCATTGTGACAGACTGTATTTAAATGGGCAATTGATTACCCTGCTGTACGGTTCAATTCTAAAGATTGTGTACTGTTCAAGACACGGGTGAAATGCAACATTTCAACGCACTGGCTGAACGCAACTACGCATGCGCTACTTTACTTCCTACGCTGGCTGCGGAAGCTCTTGTTGTTGCTGATATTTTAGAAGCCACGTTACATTTTCACGCGGGGAGAGTAAACCTGTAACGGTTCCGTTTCTGTGCAAAagatggatataaaaaaagagaacagcTCGATCCGGCAGTATCTCAGCGGGATGGAGTTGCTAAAACAGGGAGCCGAAGCTCGGGTTTACCGGGGGAAGTTCCTGGGGAAAGCGGCGGTCATGAAAGAAAGGTTCCCCAGACGATACAGACACCCGACCCTGGATGAAAAACTCACACACCGTAGGACGGCCCAGGAGGTCCGCTCCATACTCCGGTGCAGGAAAGCAGGTCTGGGCAGACGACTCAGTAGAGAATGCTTTGTAAAGTGGCAAGCAGACTTTGCCAACTTAAAAATTAAAGCATCAAAAACCAAATGCACTCGTATACACTCAGTTTTAGTAATTGGGCCGCGGTCTTTAAATCTCTcagtctcaattttttttttttttaaattttatttttttgttttttttttttttttttttgtattatttcacagACCCAGTGCCATTTCATCATgcagacataaaataaaataacacggCAAAATCACATTAGAAAAACAACTGAGAATGTTCTCGCAAGTGTCTTTGTTTACACTCATTTTCAGTGACTGTGCTCCTTGAAacgtgttcttttttttctagtaaCACTATTCTACGGAGCCCCTAAAGGGTAAAATCAGAAACCACGCGAATAGTGTGTACTTGTAAGAGATCGCGGTGGCCTGATTTGGTTTTCTATTATTTTGTAATCTCTCAGTCTTTGCAATATAGTTATTTTGGTAGATGAGATACATTCTGCGTTGCAGTTGCACCCACTTTCTAGGAGCAAAAGCAGGCTCGGGCTCGGTCATCAATGTGTATCGGTCccaataataatgagaaaattCATGATAAATAAAGATAAGTCGCAAATCCTGAGACATGACTCAAATTACTCcttttgcatttgctttttcAACCGTATCCAGACAGTAAGAGAATACAATTGgatacaataaatactgtattagcATGTCTATAACCACGCCAGTTTTGCATTGTTGTTAAGCCAACAACGCTGTGTCTGGTCAGCAAGATATTAATCGTGGGTATGAGATAGTATCTGGTGAGCaggacctatttttttttttatttcaaaattattattattattattattattattattattattattattattattattattattattatttccaccccatttaaaaacaaaagtcaatAATGTTAATAGTACAGAGTAATTTTCTTATTACCCataattttttattgtgtgtgcaATCATTGTGAGTACTGTTCCAATAATGACTTGTAATAACTAGAGATCATTTTTCTCAATGGGTTCATCCAGTTAGAATCCAACATAGTATTTCAGGTTTCTGGCAGGAAAAATATGCTCaccagattacaaaaaaatactgcatgtagCATAAAGTCACATATGACTACTAATGGAATTGCACTTAACAAGGTTGcaaaaacccttttaaaaaaaaaaataataataataaatgtttttcagaAATATGAGGGTTGTTTTGTAAACggttttgcttgtctgttgcacAGCTACTGTGTATGTCAAGCACCTGTAGCATAGTACTCTGAAGAGCGCTTCGATTGTGATCTGAAACCTTCACTTCGAACATTCTGCCCTTGCAAGTCAAGCCTCTTGTCTAGTGGAACAGCCCGTGGAAtggaataattttattttgtctccaAACTACATAAACAAcctttgttaacatttatgtatagATTTAGCtacatttgtattaaacatttgtttttaatattctgtgtgtgtgcacTTTTTCATTGCAGGTATCGCTGttcctgtagtttattttgttgaCTATACATCACACTGCATTTTTCTTGAAGAAATTGCAGGATCCATTACAGTCCGTGACTACATCCAGTCTACATCCAAAACAGATACGGAAAAACTTCACAGCTTAGCCGAGAGGATAGGGCAGATCCTGGCAAAGATGCATGAAGAAGATGTCATCCACGGGGATCTCACAACATCCAACATGCTTTTGAGGATTGCTGTGGAGGGAGGCAGTTTGGATCTGGTGCTTATTGACTTTGGACTAAGTTACATCTCCGCTTTGCCTGAGGATAAAGGAGTGGACCTTTACGTTCTGGAAAAGGCATTCCTTAGCACCCACCCAAACACAGAATCAGTGTTTGAAACCTTACTTAAAAGCTACACAGTCTCGTCAAAGAAGTCTGCATCTGTGATTAAAAAACTGGAGGAAGTGAGACTGAGAGGAAGGAAAAGATCAATGGTGGGCTGAGGAAGATTCAAAGACTGCTGTTACTAATGGTTTGAAAAAAGTGTGACCTGATCAGAAATGGAGACAGCAGGGATGTGATTTAGGAGCACTGTTTATATTCTGAACCTTGTctttgacaataaaaaataaaataaaaatattattttttgtgtttttttgtttctgctgtgTTTCATGGAATATTGAGGTTGATAACAAAGTTATTTGACACTTTGGGGGTTGGGGGCTATTTTCATGGCTTTTTACtaaattaatttgcattttaatgcaATAATTGCTTTATGCAACTTTTATAGCAGAAACAGGTGGGTGTTCTttcacaccaaaataaataagatatgtCTTTATACAGCACAGTGCATTCAGCTGTCTTTATACAACATGTGCCATTCAACTTGATCCTATATCCTGTATACCAATAATGAGATGATAAAAGTCCACGTTGTTTATATAGGAAATCTG includes these proteins:
- the tp53rk gene encoding EKC/KEOPS complex subunit TP53RK; this translates as MDIKKENSSIRQYLSGMELLKQGAEARVYRGKFLGKAAVMKERFPRRYRHPTLDEKLTHRRTAQEVRSILRCRKAGIAVPVVYFVDYTSHCIFLEEIAGSITVRDYIQSTSKTDTEKLHSLAERIGQILAKMHEEDVIHGDLTTSNMLLRIAVEGGSLDLVLIDFGLSYISALPEDKGVDLYVLEKAFLSTHPNTESVFETLLKSYTVSSKKSASVIKKLEEVRLRGRKRSMVG
- the LOC121297723 gene encoding solute carrier family 2, facilitated glucose transporter member 10-like, with protein sequence MGGTVLFLSSTVSVLGGLVFGYELGIISGALLQLQKEFHLSCFQQEAAVSALLFGALSASLIGGVLIDSYDRRNSILFSNLLVLGGSLTLVFSGSLVSLVVGRITVGFAMSISSMSCCIFVSEMVNSQRRGMLVSLYEAGVTVGILTAYSLNYVFADTKGGWKYMFGLAIVPSLIQFICILFLPPSSVTPKSVKVDEPAHSRLMQLTGVEESEDPVTLVDTGEQYSFLDLFQTKDNMRTRTLIGLGLVLFQQFTGQPNVLFYASTIFHSVGFQSTASAVLASVGLGIVKVVATLVAMSCADRVGRRALLIGGCIVMSVSVTTIGLLSQHALLHVKKTCDTADHFKSNLSSKTSLSDPTSLNSSFYPTVNLSINSFKWVSSGENISALSLGSPDGSQPHAMSPVALLEAQVEPVTPKLGIAGAHGVLNWITLLSMMAFVSAYSVGFGPMTWLVLSEIFPAGLRGRAFAFTNCFNWAANLIVTLTFLDVIDTLSLSWTFLLYGAIAVAAVVFIYLLLPETKGKSLEEIDKELSGRRLYQRGICWKCFSRKVISSAGYQRVELTYSME